The following proteins are co-located in the Apium graveolens cultivar Ventura chromosome 5, ASM990537v1, whole genome shotgun sequence genome:
- the LOC141661951 gene encoding LOW QUALITY PROTEIN: CBL-interacting serine/threonine-protein kinase 25-like (The sequence of the model RefSeq protein was modified relative to this genomic sequence to represent the inferred CDS: deleted 2 bases in 2 codons), translated as MDDKNGSRNIIFNKYEMGRLLGQGTFAKVYYGKNVDTSESVAIKVVNKDQVKKEGMMDQIQREISVMRLVRHSNVVELKEVLATKRKIFFIMEYIKGGELFSRVAKGRLKEDVAKKYFQQLISAVDYCHSRGVYHRDLKPENLLLDENGDLKVSDFGLSALPEQLRNDGLLHTQCGTPAYVAPEVIRRKGYDGEKADIWSCGVILYVLLAGFLPFQDENMMKMYRKVFKSEYEFPPWISPEAKRLISKLLVVDPARRITISAIMRVLWFSKGFTRSISCPILDDHVEDGPEIIRTKSSPPFYNAFEFISSMSSGFDLSNLFENKRKSGSLFTSKCSGSKIMATLEDVAKKFNFRIVWTKEYKLKMEGESEGRKGKLAVTAEVYEVAPEVAVVEFSKMAGDTLEYKKFCEEDARPALKDIVWSWQGENDCQS; from the exons ATGGATGACAAAAATGGGAGCCGAAACATTATATTTAACAAGTACGAGATGGGGAGGCTACTAGGCCAAGGCACTTTCGCTAAAGTGTATTATGGCAAAAACGTCGACACTTCTGAAAGTGTCGCGATAAAGGTGGTCAACAAAGATCAAGTCAAGAAAGAAGGCATGATGGATCAAATCCAACGCGAAATCTCGGTCATGCGTTTGGTTCGACACTCCAACGTCGTCGAATTGAAAGAAGTTTTGGCGACGAAACGGAAGATATTTTTCATTATGGAGTATATCAAAGGCGGCGAACTTTTCTCAAGAGTCGCGAAAGGTAGACTTAAAGAAGATGTCGCGAAAAAGTACTTTCAA CAACTGATTAGCGCTGTCGATTATTGTCATAGTCGCGGTGTCTATCACCGCGACCTTAAACCAGAAAATTTACTACTAGATGAAAATGGAGACCTTAAAGTCTCGGATTTCGGGTTATCTGCGTTGCCTGAGCAGCTGAGGAACGATGGATTGTTACACACGCAGTGTGGAACTCCAGCTTATGTTGCACCAGAGGTTATACGGAGAAAAGGTTACGATGGCGAGAAAGCTGATATTTGGTCTTGCGGGGTAATTTTGTATGTTTTATTAGCTGGTTTTTTGCCATTTCAGGAC GAAAATATGATGAAAATGTATCGCAAAGTATTTAAATCCGAATACGAATTTCCTCCATGGATTTCACCCGAAGCTAAAAGACTTATCTCGAAATTGTTAGTTGTGGATCCCGCAAGGAGAATTACAATTTCGGCAATAATGAGAGTGCTCTGGTTTTCGAAAGGCTTCACTAGATCGATTTCGTGTCCAATTTTAGATGATCATGTCGAAGATGGACCGGAAATCATACGGACAAAATCATCGCCACCGTTTTACAACGCGTTCGAGTTTATTTCATCTATGTCATCAGGTTTTGATTTGTCAAATTTATTTGAGAATAAACGGAAATCAGGGTCTTTGTTTACATCAAAGTGTTCGGGTTCGAAGATTATGGCAACACTTGAAGACGTCGCGAAAaagtttaattttcgaattgtGTGGACTAAAGAATATAAGTTGAAGATGGAAGGGGAAAGCGAGGGGCGAAAAGGTAAATTGGCGGTGACGGCCGAGGTGTACGAGGTGGCGCCGGAAGTGGCAGTGGTAGAGTTTTCGAAGATGGCCGGTGATACGTTGGAGTATAAGAAGTTCTGTGAGGAGGATGCTAGGCCTGCACTTAAAGACATTGTTTGGAGCTGGCAAGGTGAAAATGACTGTCAATCATAA